A window of Sphingobacterium sp. SRCM116780 contains these coding sequences:
- a CDS encoding heavy metal translocating P-type ATPase gives MCENSIDHHEHLQENKPWYREKIDLILSFLILMGLLALTYIFKVSLPDKVKFACCLAAYFLAGLPVLKLALRKSIRGDFFNEFVLMTVATIGAFAIGEYEEGVAVMLFYQVGEWFQDTAVDRAKGNIKSLLDIRPESVTVIRNNTEMETHPKEINIDEIILVKAGEKVALDGLLETEAAAFNTAALTGESKPDTKYKGDEVLAGMINLNTVSKVRVTSLFKDSKLSKILEMVQDATARKSQTQLFITKFSKIYVPVVFALAISVCLLPYFFVADYSFREWFYRGLVFLVISCPCALVVSIPLGYFGGIGLASRNGILFKGGNFLDAISTIDTVVMDKTGTLTKGVFEVKDVVVATAISEEDFIRYAKSIESQSTHPIASAIRRYRQDINSSFSIDHVEEIAGHGLKAIIQNKTILAGNSKLLDKYQIKYPSEINTIVDSIVILAIEHQYVGYITVADQIKEEAGSVIQSMKEQGLYTVMLSGDKQSVVDEAARQLKIDKAYGNLLPEDKVKHVQELLDARRKVAFAGDGVNDAPVVALAHVGIAMGGLGADATIETADIVIQNDEPDKILSAIKIGKITRQIVWQNIILALSVKVIVLILGAGGIANLWEAVIADVGVALVAILNAVRIQNMKV, from the coding sequence ATGTGCGAAAATTCAATTGATCATCATGAACACCTTCAGGAAAACAAACCTTGGTATCGAGAGAAAATAGACCTTATTCTTTCTTTTCTTATTTTAATGGGTTTACTTGCGCTAACGTATATTTTTAAGGTTTCGTTACCCGATAAGGTAAAATTTGCCTGCTGTCTAGCCGCTTATTTTTTAGCAGGCCTGCCTGTATTAAAACTTGCTCTTCGAAAAAGTATCCGAGGCGATTTCTTTAATGAATTTGTCCTGATGACAGTTGCTACAATTGGAGCATTTGCAATTGGAGAATACGAAGAAGGAGTTGCAGTAATGCTATTCTACCAGGTCGGGGAATGGTTTCAGGATACCGCTGTGGACCGCGCTAAAGGCAATATCAAATCACTTTTAGATATAAGACCCGAGTCTGTAACAGTCATTAGGAATAATACAGAGATGGAAACTCACCCTAAGGAAATTAACATTGATGAAATCATCCTAGTAAAAGCTGGAGAAAAAGTCGCTTTAGATGGGCTCTTAGAAACCGAAGCTGCTGCTTTCAATACTGCTGCTTTGACTGGTGAGAGTAAACCTGACACGAAATATAAGGGAGATGAAGTACTGGCTGGTATGATCAACCTCAATACCGTGAGTAAAGTACGCGTAACAAGCCTGTTTAAAGACAGTAAGCTAAGCAAAATACTCGAAATGGTTCAAGATGCTACGGCTAGAAAATCACAGACACAGCTATTCATTACTAAATTTTCTAAGATTTATGTTCCTGTTGTTTTCGCCTTAGCCATTTCTGTTTGTCTATTACCTTATTTCTTTGTCGCAGATTATTCGTTTAGAGAATGGTTCTATAGAGGCCTTGTCTTTCTAGTGATCAGCTGTCCATGTGCTTTAGTTGTTTCTATTCCATTGGGATATTTTGGAGGGATTGGTTTAGCTTCCCGCAATGGGATTCTTTTTAAAGGAGGTAATTTTTTAGACGCGATTAGCACCATCGATACAGTAGTTATGGATAAGACAGGTACACTTACCAAAGGAGTATTTGAGGTGAAGGATGTTGTAGTGGCAACAGCTATATCTGAAGAGGATTTCATTCGGTATGCTAAATCCATTGAATCGCAGTCGACACATCCTATTGCTAGTGCTATTCGACGTTATCGCCAAGATATCAACAGCAGTTTTTCAATCGATCATGTGGAGGAAATAGCAGGTCATGGCCTGAAGGCGATCATTCAAAACAAAACGATCTTAGCTGGAAACAGCAAGCTATTAGATAAGTATCAAATTAAATATCCCTCAGAAATCAATACCATTGTCGATTCCATTGTTATTCTTGCCATAGAGCATCAATATGTGGGTTATATTACTGTTGCTGATCAGATCAAAGAAGAAGCTGGGTCTGTTATTCAAAGCATGAAAGAACAGGGGCTTTATACAGTCATGTTATCTGGAGACAAACAATCCGTTGTCGACGAAGCTGCTCGTCAATTAAAAATTGACAAGGCCTATGGCAACTTATTACCAGAGGATAAAGTAAAACATGTACAAGAGCTTTTGGATGCTCGTAGAAAAGTCGCTTTTGCAGGCGATGGTGTTAATGACGCTCCTGTTGTTGCATTAGCTCATGTCGGTATTGCAATGGGTGGACTTGGTGCAGATGCAACGATCGAAACGGCTGATATCGTCATCCAAAATGATGAGCCAGATAAAATACTATCAGCCATAAAAATCGGAAAAATAACCCGTCAGATTGTTTGGCAGAACATCATCTTAGCTTTATCGGTTAAAGTTATCGTGCTCATTTTAGGTGCTGGTGGTATCGCGAATCTATGGGAAGCTGTAATTGCAGATGTCGGTGTGGCGTTGGTCGCTATTCTAAATGCCGTACGTATTCAAAACATGAAGGTTTAA
- the nagB gene encoding glucosamine-6-phosphate deaminase, whose product MARLNLLEATRFEKVPVSVYPDPSTASKVVAKRIADIIRKKQENGENAVLGLATGATPVKVYAELIRLHKEEGLSFKNVITFNLDEYYPMQPDAAQSYVTFMNKNLFDHVDIERSNINIPDGTLAIDLIHKACEAYEQKITDLGGLDIQILGIGRTGHIGFNEPGSAPNSGTRVVTLDDLTRRDASRDFGGKENVPRKAITMGVGTIFKAREIILMAWSGNKAEIIKKAVEGKISSEIPATYLQLSENVEFILDTDSASLLTRFDLPWLAEDIEWTPILIKKAVVWLALEVKKPILKLTEEDYNNHGMAKLVTQNGPAYNINIQIFNELQHTITGWPGGKPNVDDSQRPERASPAKKTSIVFSPHPDDDVISMGGTFIRLADQGHNVHVAYQTCGNTAVWDDDVVRYLEFAEDFANEMGIDSSKISALYKESREIFDNKKPNQIDTDIVRKIKALIRKGEAIAGARFVGLPDTNIHFQDLPFYDRQKFAKDVSFEDDIQLTMELLRKVKPHQVFAAGDFADPHGTHKICFNIIFEALSRLKATDEWTKDCWLWLYRGAWHEYPIHEIEMAVPLSPQEVYRKRLAIFKHQSQKDLPVFPGDDPREFWVRAEDRTSETAGLYDQLGLANYEAIEAFVRWKF is encoded by the coding sequence ATGGCTAGATTAAATTTATTGGAAGCAACACGCTTTGAGAAAGTTCCTGTAAGTGTGTATCCTGACCCAAGTACAGCTTCCAAAGTTGTTGCAAAGCGTATTGCGGATATTATCCGTAAAAAGCAAGAAAATGGCGAAAATGCAGTTTTAGGTCTTGCGACTGGTGCTACACCCGTTAAAGTTTACGCTGAATTAATCCGTTTGCATAAAGAGGAAGGTTTAAGCTTTAAAAATGTGATCACATTTAACTTGGATGAATACTATCCCATGCAGCCAGATGCTGCACAAAGTTATGTGACCTTTATGAATAAAAACTTATTTGATCATGTCGATATTGAACGATCAAATATTAATATTCCTGATGGAACATTAGCAATAGACTTAATTCATAAGGCATGTGAAGCTTATGAACAAAAAATTACTGATTTAGGTGGTTTAGATATTCAAATTTTAGGAATTGGACGTACAGGTCACATTGGTTTTAATGAACCAGGATCTGCACCTAACTCTGGTACACGTGTTGTCACATTGGATGATTTAACTCGTCGTGATGCTTCTCGCGATTTTGGTGGTAAAGAAAATGTACCACGTAAAGCAATTACCATGGGAGTTGGTACCATTTTCAAAGCGAGAGAAATTATCTTGATGGCTTGGAGTGGAAACAAAGCAGAAATTATTAAAAAAGCAGTAGAAGGAAAGATTTCATCTGAGATCCCAGCTACTTATTTACAATTATCTGAAAATGTTGAATTCATTTTAGATACAGATTCTGCTTCTTTGTTAACAAGATTTGATTTGCCTTGGTTGGCTGAAGATATCGAATGGACACCTATTTTAATTAAAAAGGCTGTTGTTTGGTTGGCTTTGGAAGTGAAGAAACCAATATTAAAATTAACAGAAGAGGATTACAATAATCATGGTATGGCTAAGTTGGTGACCCAGAATGGTCCAGCTTATAATATCAATATTCAGATTTTTAATGAATTGCAACATACCATTACAGGGTGGCCTGGAGGTAAACCCAATGTTGATGATTCACAAAGACCTGAGCGTGCTAGTCCGGCAAAGAAAACGTCCATTGTTTTCTCTCCGCACCCAGATGATGATGTAATCTCTATGGGAGGTACTTTCATTCGTTTAGCAGATCAAGGTCACAACGTCCATGTTGCTTATCAAACTTGTGGTAACACAGCTGTTTGGGATGATGATGTTGTCCGTTATTTGGAATTTGCAGAAGATTTCGCAAATGAGATGGGTATTGATTCATCAAAAATATCAGCATTATACAAAGAGAGTCGTGAGATTTTTGATAACAAAAAACCAAACCAAATCGATACAGATATCGTTCGTAAAATAAAAGCTTTGATCCGTAAAGGAGAAGCTATTGCGGGAGCAAGATTTGTTGGTTTACCAGATACGAATATTCATTTTCAAGATTTACCTTTCTACGATAGACAAAAATTTGCGAAGGATGTTTCTTTTGAAGATGATATCCAACTAACAATGGAGTTATTGCGCAAGGTAAAACCGCATCAAGTATTTGCTGCAGGAGATTTTGCGGATCCACATGGTACACATAAAATATGTTTTAATATTATATTTGAAGCATTGAGTCGCTTGAAAGCTACTGATGAATGGACGAAAGATTGTTGGTTGTGGTTATACCGTGGTGCTTGGCATGAATACCCAATTCATGAAATTGAAATGGCTGTTCCATTGTCTCCACAGGAGGTTTATCGCAAGCGTTTAGCAATTTTTAAACATCAATCACAAAAAGATCTTCCTGTTTTCCCAGGAGATGATCCACGTGAGTTTTGGGTACGTGCAGAAGATCGTACAAGCGAAACTGCAGGACTTTATGATCAATTAGGATTAGCAAATTACGAGGCGATTGAAGCTTTTGTAAGATGGAAATTCTAA
- a CDS encoding methionine aminotransferase, whose amino-acid sequence MNLQSKLPHVGTTIFSKMSALAQQHGALNLAQGFPDYETDPYLIELVNRYMKDGFNQYAFMSGVLPLRERIAEKVWNTHQVRVDIQDEITVTAGGTQAIFTAIATVVEKGDEVLIFEPAYDCYAPTVELFGGRVVPVALLAPDFSIDWEYVKSLVNEKTKLIIINNPNNPTGKRLGKEDINALAAIVTSSHTFVLSDEVYEHIVFDGHQPYSLLAHPILRERSFVIASFGKLLHVTGWKVGYCIAPPVLTKEFRKIHQYTVFSVHTAVQMAIAEYLENPEIYLSLGDFFEEKRNYLIEGIQSSKFTVLPSQGTYFLNIDYAAISDEPELLFAERLIVEKKIALIPISAFYTENLNQHILRVCFAKKAETLVQAVDLLNNI is encoded by the coding sequence ATGAATTTGCAATCTAAGCTTCCTCATGTGGGAACAACTATTTTCAGTAAAATGTCTGCTTTGGCGCAACAGCATGGAGCTTTAAATCTAGCACAAGGCTTTCCTGATTATGAGACAGACCCATATTTGATTGAATTAGTAAATCGGTATATGAAAGATGGGTTTAATCAATATGCGTTTATGTCAGGGGTATTGCCATTGCGGGAAAGAATAGCAGAGAAAGTCTGGAATACGCATCAGGTGCGTGTGGATATACAAGATGAAATTACGGTTACAGCTGGTGGTACGCAAGCTATTTTTACAGCTATAGCGACAGTTGTTGAAAAAGGAGATGAGGTATTGATTTTTGAACCAGCATATGATTGCTATGCACCCACAGTTGAACTGTTTGGTGGTCGAGTTGTTCCTGTGGCACTGCTGGCTCCAGACTTTAGTATTGACTGGGAATATGTTAAAAGTTTAGTGAACGAGAAAACTAAATTAATCATCATTAACAATCCCAATAATCCAACAGGGAAACGATTAGGAAAAGAGGATATTAATGCTTTGGCAGCAATAGTAACCTCTTCTCATACATTTGTATTGAGTGATGAAGTTTATGAGCATATCGTATTTGACGGTCATCAACCCTATTCTTTATTAGCACATCCGATTTTAAGAGAAAGAAGTTTTGTTATTGCATCCTTCGGAAAATTGTTACATGTTACGGGATGGAAAGTAGGGTATTGTATTGCCCCTCCGGTATTAACGAAGGAATTTAGAAAAATTCATCAATATACTGTATTCAGTGTACATACTGCTGTACAAATGGCTATAGCTGAATATCTGGAAAACCCGGAAATCTATTTAAGTTTAGGAGACTTTTTTGAAGAAAAAAGAAATTACTTGATTGAAGGAATCCAATCTTCAAAATTTACTGTTTTACCGAGTCAAGGAACCTATTTTTTAAATATTGATTATGCTGCTATTTCGGATGAACCTGAATTGCTTTTTGCGGAACGATTGATCGTTGAAAAGAAGATCGCGTTAATCCCCATTTCTGCTTTCTATACAGAAAATCTGAATCAACATATTTTGAGAGTTTGCTTTGCAAAAAAAGCGGAAACACTCGTACAAGCCGTTGATTTACTTAATAATATATAA